Proteins from a genomic interval of Oryctolagus cuniculus chromosome 8, mOryCun1.1, whole genome shotgun sequence:
- the SMARCAD1 gene encoding SWI/SNF-related matrix-associated actin-dependent regulator of chromatin subfamily A containing DEAD/H box 1 isoform X2, whose product MSKTNGLSEDLIWHCKTLIQERDVVIRLMNKCEDISNKLTKQVTMLTGNGGGWNIEQPSILNQSLSLKPYQKVGLNWLALVHKHGLNGILADEMGLGKTIQAIAFLAYLFQEGNKGPHLIVVPASTIDNWLREVNLWCPTLNVLCYYGSQEERKQIRCNIHSKYEDYNVIVTTYNCAISSSDDRSLFRRLKLNYAIFDEGHMLKNMGSIRYQHLMTINANNRLLLTGTPVQNNLLELMSLLNFVMPHMFSSSTSEIRRMFSSKTKSADEQSIYEKERIAHAKQIIKPFILRRVKEEVLKQLPPKKDQIELCTMSEKQEQLYLGLFNRLKKSINNLEKSTEMCNVMMQLRKMANHPLLHRQYYTAEKLKEMSQLMLKEPTHCEANPDLIFEDMEVMTDFELHVLCKQYRHINNFQLDMDLILDSGKFRVLGHILSELKQKGDRVVLFSQFTMMLDILEVLLKHHQHRYLRLDGKTQISERIHLIDEFNTDMDIFVFLLSTKAGGLGINLTSANVVILHDIDCNPYNDKQAEDRCHRVGQTKEVLVIKLISQGTIEESMLKINQQKLKLEQDMTTVDEGDEGSMPADIATLLKTSMGL is encoded by the exons ATGTCCAAAACTAATGGTTTATCAGAAGATTTGATATGGCACTGTAAAACATTGATCCAAGAAAGAGATGTGGTTATAAGGCTTATGAACAAATGTGaagacatttcaaataaattaaccaaaCAAGTAACCATGCTCACTGGAAATGGAGGAGGCTGGAACATCGAACAACCCTCCATTCTAAACCAAAG TTTGTCACTCAAGCCCTATCAGAAGGTTGGCTTGAATTGGCTGGCATTAGTACATAAACATGGACTTAATGGCATTTTGGCAGATGAAATG gGCCTAGGGAAAACTATTCAAGCCATTGCATTCCTGGCATACCTCTTTCAGGAGGGTAATAAAGGTCCTCATCTGATCGTTGTTCCAGCATCAACTATAG ATAACTGGTTAAGGGAAGTCAACTTGTGGTGCCCCACTTTAAATGTACTCTGTTACTACG GTTCTCAAGAAGAACGTAAACAAATCAGATGTAACATTCACAGTAAATATGAAGATTACAATGTAATTGTGACCAC GTATAATTGTGCAATCAGCAGTTCAGATGATCGTAGTCTGTTTCGACGCCTAAAACTTAATTACGCAATTTTTGATGAGGGCCACATGCTGAAGAATATGGGTTCCATCCGCTACCAGCACCTTATGACAATTAAT GCAAATAACCGGTTGCTGCTCACAGGCACACCTGTGCAGAATAATCTGTTAGAACTCATGTCACTGTTGAATTTTGTTATGCCACATATGTTCAGTAGTAGTACCAGTGAAATACGAagaatgttttcttctaagact aaatCTGCTGATGAGCAAAGTATATATGAAAAGGAGAGAATAGCACATGCAAAACAAATCATAAAGCCATTCATTCTCAGAAGAGTAAAAGAAGAG GTTCTCAAGCAGCTACCCCCTAAGAAAGATCAAATTGAGTTGTGCACAATGTCAGAGAAGCAGGAGCAACTGTACTTGGGCCTTTTCAACAGATTGAAAAAATCTATCAATAACCTGG AAAAAAGTACAGAAATGTGCAATGTCATGATGCAATTGAGAAAAATGGCCAATCATCCTTTATTACATCGTCAATATTACACAGCTGAAAAACTCAAGGAAATGTCTCAGCTTATGCTAAAG gAACCTACACATTGTGAGGCTAACCCTGATCTGATCTTTGAAGATATGGAAGTTATGACAGACTTTGAACTACATGTACTTTGTAAACAGTATCGACACATAAATAATTTCCAGTTAGACATGGATTTGATTCTAGATTCTGGAAAATTCCGAGTTTTAGGACATATCTTGTCTGAATTAAAACAGAAG GGTGATAGAGTGGTATTATTCAGCCAATTTACCATGATGCTGGATATTTTAGAGGTTCTCTTAAAACATCATCAGCATAGGTACCTGAGATTAGATGGAAAGACTCAAATTTCTGAAAG GATTCATCTAATTGATGAGTTTAATACCGATATGGATATCTTTGTGTTTCTGCTGTCAACAAAAGCTGGTGGATTGGGAATAAATCTGACTTCAGCAAATGTTGTTATACTTCATGATATTGATTGTAATCCTTATAATGACAAACAAGCAGAAGATAGATGTCACAGAGTAGGCCAAACTAA aGAAGTACTAGTTATAAAATTAATAAGCCAAGGGACAATTGAAGAATCCATGCTAAAAATTaaccaacagaaattgaaactTGAACAAGATATGACTACCGTAGATGAAG GTGATGAAGGGAGTATGCCAGCAGATATAGCCACATTACTAAAAACATCAATGGGCCTGTGA